In Neoarius graeffei isolate fNeoGra1 chromosome 17, fNeoGra1.pri, whole genome shotgun sequence, a single window of DNA contains:
- the aire gene encoding LOW QUALITY PROTEIN: autoimmune regulator (The sequence of the model RefSeq protein was modified relative to this genomic sequence to represent the inferred CDS: substituted 1 base at 1 genomic stop codon) has product MAQVETFEESELRSQLRASRTEIAMAIHDPFPLLYGLVDHDIISDRLLRETLERKQKDGIHKAVYSLLTWLLEQDSSVLQAFWSNLSKEYNQESYPKLQNLFANLPKGLRLGSRPGRSPRPELQNRTHPSRKRGIGEKELALRPQNYGKKALHIRSGGKGKPLRKPDSASLSQVSVSSGVQSVSTSVQHAVTLSAGELPVEEILIQQVIESGGAKKCIKVGGEFYSSSTLEETASSHMTQTGQSHSHQQGETHTRVMDVGRAGWHCNPXPSVHNVESNDDECAVCKDGGELICCDGCPRAFHLTCLAPPLSSIPSGSWRCRLCNGGRVTAENTYTSLQSSPPPPAPVTESSSNSTVDFPFFSSSSLSTLTSSSSTQPAAFQNPDSELVGIRKWCGICHLSRGELVVCPECLQSFHTHCNFPNGRARCRTCSRSWVSTETEAASRAVQRCTDQGSAHSEQQILNKDELDSYVGEASIDGILQWAFHNISRPLSESQGYFQ; this is encoded by the exons ATGGCGCAAGTGGAGACTTTTGAAGAGTCCGAGCTTCGATCTCAGCTCCGAGCATCCAGGACAGAAATCGCCATGGCCATCCACGACCCTTTCCCACTGCTGTATGGTTTGGTGGATCATGACATCATCTCAGACCGACTTCTCAGG GAAACTCTGGAGAGAAAGCAGAAGGATGGGATCCATAAGGCGGTGTATTCCCTCTTAACATGGCTGCTGGAGCAGGACTCGTCCGTCCTTCAGGCCTTCTGGAGCAATCTGTCCAAAGAGTACAATCAGGAGAGTTACCCCAAACTGCAAAACCTCTTTGCTAATTTACCAAAAG GTCTGAGGTTGGGAAGCAGGCCTGGTAGAAGTCCGAGACCTGAGTTACAGAATCGGACTCATCCCAGCAGGAAGAGGGGAATTGGGGAGAAAGAACTGGCACTTCGACCTCAGAATTATGGCAAGAAAGCGTTACACATCCGCTCAg GAGGCAAAGGAAAGCCCCTGAGGAAGCCAGACAGCGCGTCTCTCTCTCAGGTTTCAGTAAGCAGCG GTGTGCAGTCGGTGTCCACGTCAGTGCAGCACGCTGTCACTCTGTCTGCTGGAGAACTTCCTGTGGAGGAGATTCTCATCCAACAAGTCATCGAGAGCG GAGGAGCCAAGAAGTGCATCAAAGTCGGGGGAGAGTTTTATTCCTCCTCTACACTAGAGGAGACAGCGAGCAGTCACATGACCCAGACAGGACAAAGTCACAGTCACCAGCAGGGGGAGACACACACCCGAGTGATGGACGTAGGTAGAGCAGGCTGGCACTGTAATCCATGACCCTCTGTTCATAAC GTGGAGTCTAATGATGATGAGTGTGCAGTATGTAAGGATGGTGGTGAGCTGATTTGCTGTGATGGATGTCCTCGAGCTTTTCACCTCACCTGCCTGGCGCCTCCACTTTCTTCCATACCCag cggTTCATGGCGCTGTAGGTTGTGTAATGGTGGCAGAGTGACAGCTGAAAACACCTACACGTCTCTGCAG tcttctcctcctcctcctgctcctgtaACAGAGAGCAGCTCCAACTCCACGGTGGATTtccccttcttctcctcctcctcacttTCCACGCTCACAAGCAGCTCAAGCACACAGCCCGCAGCATTCCAG AACCCGGACTCAGAGCTGGTGGGCATCAGGAAGTGGTGTGGGATTTGCCACCTGAGCCGAGGAGAGCTGGTCGTCTGCCCTGAGTGTCTGCAGAGCTTCCACACCCACTGCAATTTCCCCAA TGGGAGAGCGAGATGCAGGACATGTTCGAGATCTTGGGTGTCAACAGAGACGGAGGCAGCATCCAGAGCtgtgcag CGTTGTACGGATCAGGGATCAGCTCACTCTGAACAGCAGATTCTTAACAAAGATGAACTGGACTCCTATGTGGGGGAG GCTTCCATCGATGGGATCCTACAGTGGGCTTTTCACAACATTTCTCGGCCCCTCTCCGAGTCTCAGGGCTACTTCCAGTGA